A section of the Piliocolobus tephrosceles isolate RC106 chromosome 14, ASM277652v3, whole genome shotgun sequence genome encodes:
- the FAM166B gene encoding protein FAM166B translates to MAVASTFIPGLNPQNAHYIPGYTGHCPLFRFSMGQTYGQVTGQLLRDPPGLAWPPVHRTLLPPIRPPRSPEVPRESLPLRHGHERLSSSMIPRYTGFVPRAQFIFAKNCSQVWAEALSDFTHLHGKQGSEELPKEAKGRKDTEKDQVPEPEGQLEEQPALEVVEQASPYSMDDRDPRTFFVSGFTGYVPRTRFLLGSSFPVLSNQALQEFGQKHSPGSAQKDPKYLPPLPRTYPQNLGLLPNYGGYVPGYKFQFGHTFGHLTHDALGLSTFQKQLLA, encoded by the exons ATGGCTGTGGCCAGCACCTTCATACCAGGGCTCAACCCTCAGAACGCTCATTATATCCCGGG GTACACTGGACACTGCCCACTATTTCGGTTCAGCATGGGCCAGACCTATGGGCAGGTGACTGGTCAGCTActtcgagaccctcctggcctaGCCTGGCCCCCTGTCCACCGCACACTTCTGCCTCCCATTCGGCCTCCAAGATCTCCTGAGGTTCCCAGGGAGAGCCTACCTCTCAGGCATGGGCATGAAAGGCTCAGCTCCAGCATGATCCCTCGGTACACAG GTTTTGTACCCCGGGCACAGTTCATCTTTGCCAAGAACTGCAGCCAGGTCTGGGCCGAGGCTCTGAGTGACTTTACCCACTTGCATGGAAAGCAAGGGAGTGAAGAGCTGCCAAAGGAGGCCAAGGGAAGAAAGGACACAGAGAAGGACCAGGTACCAGAGCCAGAGGGGCAGCTGGAGGAGCAGCCAGCACTGGAGGTGGTGGAACAA GCGTCTCCCTACTCCATGGATGACAGGGACCCTCGCACGTTCTTCGTGTCAG GCTTCACCGGCTATGTGCCCCGCACCCGCTTCCTCTTGGGCTCCAGCTTTCCTGTGCTCAGCAACCAGGCACTGCAGGAATTTGGGCAGAAGCACTCACCAGGCAGTGCCCAGAAGGACCCCAAATATCTCCCCCCACTTCCCAGGACATACCCTCAGAACCTGGGTCTTTTACCTAACTATGGGGGCTATGTGCCAG GGTATAAGTTCCAGTTTGGCCACACATTTGGCCATCTCACCCATGATGCTCTGGGCCTCAGCACCTTCCAGAAGCAGCTCTTGGCTTAG